A window of Candidatus Schekmanbacteria bacterium genomic DNA:
TCGCAAGGATTTCCCCATTAGGAGCAATAATCATCGAATTTCCGCAAAAGACAAATTTTCCTGTTTTACCACTTGCTGCGGCACCTGTTACATAGAATTGGTTTTCTATTGCGCGCGCCCTCAGTAAAGTGCGCCAATGTTCTACCCTTATAAGAGGCCATTGAGCTGAAACAAGGAGAATTTGAGCTCCCTTCAAAGCCAAAGTCCTTATTAGCTCAGGAAATCTTAAGTCAAAACAGAGAACCAACGCCACCTTTCCAAAGGAAGTGTTGAAAACTTCAACCTTTTTTCCTTTTGAAAAATATTTATCTTCTCTCATTGGCGAAAACAAATGGATTTTTCGGTACTTTCCGATAATGTTTCCCTTTTCACCAATCAAAAAAGAAGTATTGTAAAAGTGCCCCTTATCTTTTTCAGGCATAGAACCGGCGATAATTAAATTTTTTCTCGCGGCAATTTCTTTTATTCTTTCAAGAATAAGGGGTGTTTTACTGGCTATATCTTCGAGATGCCTATAATCAAATCCGCTTGTCCACATCTCAGGCAAAAGAACGATACCCTCTGAAACTTCAAAATTTTCGAGAAGTTTTTCAACCTTTGAAAAGTTTTTTTCAACTTCCCCCAACAGGACATGGAACTGTGCAGAAAAAATATTTATCATACCCATCGTCTTTCATCTTTCTATATAAAGATTTACAAATTCATATCGTTTTTCTAAATAATCTTTAAAAAACACTTATCTTGTCAAATACATTTTTCCTGATTATGAATGAATAGATTTTGAAAAAGGGTCAATTAAATGTTTTTAGGTATCGATTGTCTCATAGATCCCAGAGGAGTACCTTTTATTTCAGAAGTGAATATTGGCCTTCCCGGTGGAATCTTTGAATACGGACTCATAGAAAAATACATTTATAAAAGGGACTCCAATATTTTTGAACTAATAGAAGAGATTTCTCTTCAAAAACACGGCAAAAGTTTTGCCTCATACATTCAAAAATCCCCTTACTTCAGTCTGCACCAAAAATTTAAAATATGGATGGATAGGGAGGGAAATCTGCCTGATTTATTGGCCCCAATATTTAGGTTGGAAGACAAATGGAATCAATATCTGCTGTTGAAAAAAAATTTTAGAATGCCATACACTGAAATCTTTAGCGGCAACTTCAACCAGCTTTTAAAACTTTCAAAAAAATATGGCAAAATAGCTCTGAAAAGACGCTGCGGCAGATGGTCCAAGGGCTTTAAAGTCTTCGATGAAAATTTCAGCAAAGAGGATTTTAATGAAATAAAGGAAGACGACTATATCTGTCAGCAATACATAGAATCCAAAATAGATAATTATATCTTCTCTGTAAGAATAAACACCTTTGCTGGTAAATTCTTATGCTTAACAGGTGATTTAACTCCTTCTTATAAATCAGTCTGGAGATATATCGTGGCAATTGAGGAAGGAAAAAATCAAAAAATAGAAAAAGCAAATTTTGATATTCTTGACATATTAGAACCCGCATGGGAAAGCAAAATATGGTGCAAAGGTGAAATACCTGAACATATGAAGTTGAATCTAACCCACGACAAATTAGCGTTGACAAAAGTATTTTTGAAGAAAGAAACCATTTCTGAAATGAAGGAAATGGCAATTGGAATTGCCAATCTGTATGAAAAAATTGACCTCTCTCAACTTCCTCCTGCTTTCTTTGAAAAATAGAATCTCAGTATTTCATCTGCATCCATTTCAATGAGCTTTTTAATTGGATATTTCTTATTTGCTTCGGATACTATAATATACCCTAAATAATAGTCTTCTCTTCCTACCGAACCTTCAGTTAAAGTTCCTTTTTTATAGAATCTTCCCAAATTTCCTCTTTCATTTGAAAGAGTCAATATCTTTTCCTCAATCATTTCAAAATTTTTCTTACACCATTTATA
This region includes:
- a CDS encoding carbon-nitrogen family hydrolase yields the protein MGMINIFSAQFHVLLGEVEKNFSKVEKLLENFEVSEGIVLLPEMWTSGFDYRHLEDIASKTPLILERIKEIAARKNLIIAGSMPEKDKGHFYNTSFLIGEKGNIIGKYRKIHLFSPMREDKYFSKGKKVEVFNTSFGKVALVLCFDLRFPELIRTLALKGAQILLVSAQWPLIRVEHWRTLLRARAIENQFYVTGAAASGKTGKFVFCGNSMIIAPNGEILANADLDEVVITSSIDLKEIKKIRKEMPCFQARAPKLYRV